The Liolophura sinensis isolate JHLJ2023 chromosome 12, CUHK_Ljap_v2, whole genome shotgun sequence genome segment ACGTACAGCCCACCGGTAACAGTTGGTTCTCCCCGACATAATTGTGAAGATTTTGATAATAACTGTAAGGTCAATGACCTTTGCCGACCTCACCTTCGCTTTGAAACGTCTGGCACGCATGTAGAATATGTACGACATCATCGTAAACGTCATGTGACTGTGATAGCTGTCAATAAAAACATCACGTGATATTTCGTGAAATAATCTCAGGTTTGTTCGAATCGTATTTACCAATTAAATACTGCTATGAAACCATCACCGCATCGTACACTTGTGCTTTTATCTGAACTTATACTGTAACGCTCGTAGATTCAATGCCCAACAGAAAAAGGAAGAGACCTTATTTATTGCCTAAAATAAGCAGGAAATGATGTCGATATGCTGCAGAGAAAATTCTCCATGCGTGACGCATGCGCATACACCAGAGACGTACGACATCTCGAAATTTTACAGGAGAAGAGAACGAAACCCGTCCGTGATTTGGGCAGTAAAACGAAACTAttgtttgtgtgtctgtctgttacaAGAGAGAGATTCAGATATACGATCACAAAGGTAAAGTACGTGTCAATGTCACTATCAATGTCTTTGACAACAACGGCTGTTAAAGTGTGGAACGTTTGTCTtgttcgttgttgttgtttgcctTGTTTATGTCAGCTTTCAAGTAGGAAATCGTGTCGCCATACTGTATACTTTTTcgttaattctttatttattcgtttcatttatttcatgcatTAGGATAACTGTACACTGTCAGTGTAGCATAAGcctagccccaggtggctatttCAAATACTCTGGCGGCCAGAGTTATGATATTCGCAGCGGCAACCTATGTTATAGCTCCACGAGTGAAGCTGACAGCAGATTTAACAATGGACTACCGTACTAGCTGCTAGGTCAGCTTCACACACTCCTGCAATGATCCGAGATGTGCTCGCTGTTCTACCTTAACAGCAGCCTTAAATCTTAAGTATTAAACCCTGACCTTGCAGATTAATGCTTCAGTGAATAGATAAACCATGTCTGCATACAACTGTAGCTTCGGTTTTATGTTGCGATCAACATGTTGGTAGAGTATAGGCTTGGTGTTTTTACAAAACGTCTTTGCTTTGGTATACTTCCGCCATGTTTGGACTGAATTTCATACACTAATCATTTTCATGTCACATGACATTGTGAAAGCCCACAGTTTTATAGCTTGACAGATTATGACATTTTCAACCAGAATCCTGGGTCATGTGATGGCGAGTATGGCAGCCAAAATGACGACCAACCCATTAAAGAGGAGACaattttgttgtacatattGGAGTAGGGACCGTGCGTATTTGTTTTGAAACTTCCCTTTACATGTTGTGTCTTCACAGAAACCAGTTTTATGCAGGTTaagacaaaataacattgttaaAAACCTAGTGTTCTGCTGCTGATAGTCACAGATCTGTTGGACATCTTGTGTGATACCAGAAGTCATTGTGGCTCTGCCTACTTGGCACGTCGGTGCATCTTAGATCAGTTTACCAGGTtactccactcataaaacttgGTGTGATAACATTatagtgaaagattcttgaatGTGGTGTTCAAAcaattgtcaaataaatatcatgctTTGATGTCCAGGTGGGTGTTACCGAGACTGGTCCACTATTTGTATAGCAAATGCAATTGTTAAATGATATTGTTTCTGTACACATAGGTTGAACAAAGCAGGGAAACGGCGATAGAAAATGGCGAGGCCCTATGAAATAGCCAAGGCAGGCTGGCTTCAGCGGCAGAGTAAGATGCtcttatatattatttattatagaTTATTGCACTTCATTGTGTAATGTTGTCAATAGGACTGTTGTAAGAACCCCCAGTCTGGAGTAAAAAGTTCCACAGAAAATACAGTAACTGTATGAGTAAGGTGATATAGTAGTGACTTTGTTAGAAGTGAAGCCTTCATGCAATTACTTACTTTTAGTTGTTTTAAAGTATGTCTTTAgtcagttgtatttatttaattatttatttgatttgtgtttttcaccatactcaagaatgtttgacgTATTTGGTAGTGGCCAGctattgtgggagaaaaccgggccgAGCGAgggaacccaagaccatccacaatttgttggcagaccttcccacttaatgTTGGAtagccccaatagcacagttatAACCACTTAtcacctcagccatggagaccctTAGTCAGTTGTAGTATTCATTTGTAGTGCATTGTCACATACCATATTTGTGGATCctcatgttttcatttatatgttgccatttgttgtaaattttgctctattgtctttttttttaagcatcTGTATTGAAGCGCTGGAAGAGAaactggtttgtgttataccAGAATGGGGACCTGAAGTACTTTGAGAATCCAGATAGTCATGTTCCAGAGGAGTGTATAGTGGTGAGAGCAGAGTGTACCAACATACTGACTGGGAAACAGGTATGGGCATGTCATTCACATCTGAGAATTGTATAGCTGACTTTATTATGATGTCTCCATGCTGGGTGtcctgtttggtgtcttcataatggtgttccagtgaggcagcagcataAGCCTGtctgttttgatttattcatttatttgtttggggttttacactgtgctcaagattatgtcacttatgtgatggcagccagcattgtggttgtAGGAAACCcaacagagcccaggggaaacccatgtccatctgcaggttgcccgCAGACCTTTTCCTGTATgatcagagaggaaaccagcttgTCAGCATTGAggtctgctacatgtataatgagcCATGGTATGACTGAAATGATGTTGACAGTCCTGTAAACAGCAACCAAAGGAGAAAACAAATTCATATTCAAATGAAAGGTGAATTACACAGAGCTGACTTTTCACTGTTGACTATTGAAATATTACACATACTTGTATGTTATTAATTTGACAGATAGAGTCACTGTCTCCGCCTGAAGGCAGACCTAAGGAGAACCTGTTACAGCTGAAGCTAAGGACAGGGGAGATAAACTTATGTGCGGACAGTGTGGATGATATGAGGTATGCTAGGGGGAGGGAGATAAGGGTGTGGGGAGGTGTTTGATGGTTTTAAGATTGATTTCACACTTTaggaaaatttaaaatgtttatttttgtttgaattgtCTGTCTAGAATCTGATTTAATGAAACTTAAGGGTAATTCAAAACCATCCAGTTTTTTAGTGAATGGGCAGTCTGTGATCTTATTTTAGACTTCAGCATAATTCTGGCTTTGTCTGAATGGTCATTTCATGATCTGATTTTAGACTTAATTATAACTGAAAGTCATTCAATTTTGTGTGAgactttttttctgtgaaagttaggaaatttttatttcctaatatttctttaatattttaaagaCTCAAACTTAATCCATAGTGAATATTTggatattgaaaaaaaaaacacagcaccaTCTGGTGAGAGAAGATGATACACATTGCTCctgtttttcaacatttcatttactCACTCAGTATATCATTTTATTCTCAGAACCTGGCAGGTGTTGTTGGAGGATGCTCGTGTGATGCGTAACCCTCCCCCCGCCAACGCTGTGATGGGTGCTCCCCCTCCATATCCTGGAGCATATCAGATGCCACCGCCCCCACCGGTTGCAGGTTACCCCCCCACAGCGCCCTACCCACCTCAGCAGGTCACTGCAGTGAACTACCCTCGTCAACAAGTGACCTATGCTTACCCTGGACAGGTTGTATATGGAGCTAACACAGTACCTTATGGTAAGTCATCACAGCGTTTGTTTACGGGGAACCTCATGGGGGAAACTGGTCTTCTCCCTGCACACCATTGGCCACTTACCATTGGGGTTGCAGACTTGAATACAGCTGGCAGTGTGTTGTAATGAACCgtgaatctctcaccaatgcagttgctctgagttcaagtacagctcatgctggcttcctctctggtcgtatgtgggaaggtctgtcagctacctgctgACAGTCGCAGGTTTctcctgggttctgcccggtttcctcccaccaagaTGGTGGTCCCCATCGTATATGTGGAAATATCCTTacgtacggcataaaacatcaataaaataaatcaatacagctCTTGctacggctttaagtcaggcgGTTTGTCAGACACCGGGCGAAGGATGGTGGTTTACACCATGCACTCCAGTtccttccacccataaatctgacatgaCTGGCATCCTTGAGTATAATgctaatttaaattttaactgcTGTTTTACGGACACAGTTTTTATCAATTTCtgcagagaaaataaaaattgaaaatcataTAATTTTGTGCAAAGTTTGCATTCTTCCAACAATTTTTCCCGTTGAAGACATATCTCcttgaaaaaagagaaaattcatAACttcaagatcagacaaaataaaaaggggGATTTTCAAGCCTTTTTTATtctaatttgtatttttcagtgcatgtaaaacacaaagtaaaattggtgtcgcctaaacacaaataaaataaatggataagtaaattattcatttacttgatttaaCCAACTAGTCGTTGACCTCACATGTTTATATCTTCatgccctaattcttctaaaatttgggacagatattagttgtGTTGAAAATAGAATATTACGTttaagatatgagtatgttgttcattagatggtttaaccatctgagaaaaaacaaacacaatattctggctagaattacatatatattggctaaaatgagcagatcaggTGTTCCAAATTTTACGAAAAATTGTAAGAAATAGGGTATATTTGCATATACAAAGTATATCTCAGTCAACTTTGAGTTGTACTTGCCCTTCAATAGCTAGGACATGCGGGTTGTAAGTTCAAACCAGGTCTTTGaaaggaaatttgtagattctcctCCTCTTATTGCTTGTTGGGCCTTGATGACAACATGCAGTCGATGGTGCTCATgtggccgtttgcacagtctaagGTATAACAACCGATATGGTGTGTGagtctgtgtgtcacatgtggggaaagttccccagtaacttgccaaatgttggtggtttaccttgggcactcaggtttcctgaGCATGATTATTGAGTACGGGATAaagcatcaatgaaataaatattaagtaaatcaataaaacactgatcaattaagtatacaaataaatcagacaTCAAGTATTAACATGTAATATTCTCCTGTTGACCAGCGTATCCACCAGGTCCCCAGACCACCATTGTGTACACGGACAATGACTACCGGCGTAGACACGGGCTAAACGGGGACATGGCTACAGGGTTTGTGGCGGGTGCTGCCCTTGGTACCATGATGTGGACCCCCATGCTGTTCTGGTGAAATGTGGACACCTTCAGAGACTCTATGCTATCATCGTGAAAGCTTCAATCTAAAGGTCTCGGGCATCTACAATGTCTCTCATAACTCTCACGTTGCCATGGTTGTGGTTTGCTGAGATAATAGAAATCGTTCTGCTTGTGTTTATCTAATGTTATAATCTGAACGGTTTCTCCTGTTATGTCTTGTTCATAAACTCTGTTGCGCCTTGACAAGTGTCAGTACTGAAGTGAAGGTCTTGACTATTATAGTGTACGGGTGCAGcatgaagtttgaaatttgaataatttgatCATATGTGGTTCTGTTTAGAGAGATATTCCTTGTTAACATTTTTCTATTTCTGGCCCCACccattttattaaaaatattgagaACTGTTGTGATCATTCAATTTGAATtattcatcttttaactgagaCTATTATATACACGGATGTATATATTGCCATCCCTTATGGTAAGCAATCTATCTTGCTGTCAGCAGGTTCAAACCCAAACAACGTACATTCTGCTTAAAATTTTAGTCATTTTGACAGGTGATTCTCCATCACCTAATCCATAGCTCATGATCAAAGACAGGCTGTCAGAAACATCTTTAATATCAACAGCAGACTCGTATCTTTTTGTATAATAGCCCAAGCTTTAAATAACCACAGTGTTTAATTTGTTCCATGTTGGTATTTTAAGGTAACCTAATTTTTCCAACCCTTGCAATCATCTCTGCGATCATTAGTTTGaatcattctgagagaactgttgGGTTGGcgtctttaatgacacaaaccaatcatttttagtgtcatttttataataattgtatgcataaattacagtgAAATAAGGGCTTTACAGCTCGAAAAgctttacattatacatgtatctaaagcCTTGTGCTGCAGtagttttgaaattgtttttgggggtgggtggggggagcTTGGTCAGTGTCTACATCATGCCATATCAGAAAAattttgtataatataatttttttttgtatattatcCCTTTCTTTTAGCTGAAGAACATttcctgtatatgtatttacaagttCTTGTGTGATCATCagtgtttttgtatgtattgCCCACACCCTGTAGTACCACACTGCACATGGCTTGTGATTTTGAACCTTTCTGACAGGTTAAGGATGTATGAAATGttcgcgttttttttttctgaatgtagAGTTCAGTATGTGTTCTAATTAACAGGCTTGTAATGTTGCCAAGTTCTACCAAAATCGAATAGATTTCCTTGAATTTGCTCCAACAAAATCTTGTTTAAATCTGGAACCACAAAATAGTTGCTCCAAACTGAGATGTTCATAGTGATTTGTTTGATGTTCCTAATGAAGTGAAACAATCATTGTTctaatgtaataaatatatgagtTTAAATGTGACTTTTAAAAGAGAATCCAAGCAGATTCCCAATGGGGTGCTTCCTGCATTCCGAGCCAGTTTGTTGATGATATCATTTCCAAAATTTCTgtgacagaaaatgtgcataaaatagagTTGTTATTAAGAGATATGAATTGCATGTATGCATAGCTTTTTTCATTTCCCTTAAAAATATGATCTTTATTTTAAAGTTCCTGCTCATGTATCGTTTTAATGGAAACTGAAATTTACCAACAGTTCCACATTTTGGACACATGAGTATGTCTGGCAACTC includes the following:
- the LOC135479900 gene encoding pleckstrin homology domain-containing family B member 2-like, whose product is MARPYEIAKAGWLQRQTSVLKRWKRNWFVLYQNGDLKYFENPDSHVPEECIVVRAECTNILTGKQIESLSPPEGRPKENLLQLKLRTGEINLCADSVDDMRTWQVLLEDARVMRNPPPANAVMGAPPPYPGAYQMPPPPPVAGYPPTAPYPPQQVTAVNYPRQQVTYAYPGQVVYGANTVPYAYPPGPQTTIVYTDNDYRRRHGLNGDMATGFVAGAALGTMMWTPMLFW